The Nerophis ophidion isolate RoL-2023_Sa linkage group LG09, RoL_Noph_v1.0, whole genome shotgun sequence genome contains a region encoding:
- the LOC133559456 gene encoding polyribonucleotide nucleotidyltransferase 1, mitochondrial isoform X2, with protein sequence MGFLLQLGRVFPLRHVRWCHQSVYRSHEHVRRVAVDLGEKKLEISSGRLAKFADGAAVVQLGDTSVMVTAVSKSKPSPSQFMPLVVDYRQKAAAAGRIPTNYLRRELGTTDNEILTSRLIDRSIRPLFPAGYFYDTQILCNLLAVDGVNDPDVLAINAASAALALSDIPWNGPIGAVRMGMVDGGLLVNPTRTEMSSSTLNMIIVGAPSSQVVMIEASAENMLQQDFAQAVKIGVKHSQQIILAIQQLVRELKVSKRTPVKVFSAPADMVAHVRQLTSAKIYAVFTDSSHDKISRDEAINKIRLEAELELKETFPQAEPFEVIESFNTVSKEIFRNLVLNEYRRCDGRELTALRDISCDVDLFKPLHGSALFQRGQTQVLCSVTFDSLESSVKADIITTALSGIKDKNFMLHYEFPPYATNEIGKIGGLNRRELGHGALAEKALRPVIPKDFPFTIRVTAEVLESNGSSSMASACGGSLALMDAGVPISSPVAGVAVGLISKSNPGKPTEIQDYRLLTDILGIEDYLGDMDFKLAGTKQGITALQADVKIPGLPLRVVMEAIQQATVAKREMLRIMNKCIAKPRAARKENGPVVEKVHVPVSRRARFVGPGGCNLRVTISQMDEETFSVFAPTPGALSEAQDFIREICKDDQEQQLEFGAVYTATITEIRDIGVMVKFYPNMSAVLLHNSQLDHKRIQHPSALGLDVGQQIQVKYFGRDPTDGRMRLSRKVLQSPVATMLKTLSDKQSISMRSNSDNTKADSLADLK encoded by the exons AAAGCTTGAGATCTCCTCTGGGAGGCTGGCCAAATTTGCTGATGGAGCTGCCGTCGTTCAG CTGGGCGACACCTCCGTGATGGTGACGGCTGTCAGCAAGAGCAAACCATCTCCGTCTCAGTTTATGCCTCTGGTG GTGGACTACAGGCAGAAGGCAGCGGCGGCCGGCAGGATCCCGACTAACTATTTACGGCGAGAGCTGGGCACCACTGATAATGAGATTCTCACCAGCAGACTCATAG ACAGATCCATCCGGCCTCTTTTCCCCGCTGGTTACTTTTATGACACTCAG ATCCTGTGTAACCTGCTGGCTGTGGATGGTGTCAACGATCCCGATGTACTCGCCATCAATGCAG CCTCGGCTGCTCTCGCTCTTTCTGACATCCCTTGGAATGGACCCATTG GTGCGGTGCGTATGGGTATGGTGGATGGAGGGTTACTGGTCAACCCCACCAGGACAGAGATGTCCTCCAGCACTCTAAACATGATTATAGTCGGTGCCCCCAGCAGTCAAGTCG TGATGATTGAAGCGTCGGCCGAGAACATGCTGCAGCAGGACTTTGCCCAGGCTGTGAAGATTGGAGTCAAACACTCGCAGCAGATCATCCTCGCCATCCAGCAGCTAGTGCGCGAGCTCAAAGTGAGCAAGCGCACGCCCGTCAAAGTGTTCTCGGCTCCGGCAGACATGGTGGCGCACGTTCGACA ATTAACCTCAGCGAAGATATATGCTGTTTTCACAGATTCCTCACATGATAAA ATATCAAGAGATGAAGCCATCAACAAGATTCGACTAGAAGCTGAGTTGGAACTAAAAG AAACGTTTCCTCAAGCCGAACCTTTTGAGGTTATCGAGTCTTTTAACACTGTTAGCAAAGAAATCTTCAGGAATTTGGTGCTGAATGAATACAGGAg gtgtgatGGGAGGGAGCTCACTGCTTTAAGGGACATCTCCTGTGACGTAGACCTCTTTAAACCGCTTCACGGTTCTGCTTTGTTCCAGAGGGGACAAACGCAG gttcTGTGCAGCGTCACGTTTGATTCGTTGGAGTCCAGCGTTAAGGCAGACATCATTACCACGGCGTTAAG TGGCATCAAGGACAAAAACTTCATGCTTCATTATGAA TTCCCACCTTACGCGACTAACGAGATCGGAAAGATTGGCGGTCTGAACAGGAGAGAGCTAGGACACG GCGCCCTGGCCGAGAAAGCACTGAGACCTGTCATCCCCAAAGACTTCCCTTTCACCATCAGGGTCACTGCTGAGGTGCTGGAGTCTAATG GGTCTTCGTCCATGGCTTCAGCATGTGGAGGCAGCCTCGCTCTAATGGACGCAG GCGTGCCCATCTCTTCTCCTGTGGCCGGTGTTGCCGTGGGTCTCATCTCCAAGTCCAACCCGGGGAAACCCACAGAGATCCAAGACTACAGACTGCTTACTGACATTCTG GGAATAGAGGACTACCTTGGAGATATGGACTTCAAGCTGGCAGGAACCAAACAGGGCATCACTGCTTTacag GCCGATGTGAAGATTCCAGGTTTGCCTCTACGGGTGGTCATGGAGGCCATCCAACAGGCCACAG TGGCAAAGCGGGAAATGCTGCGCATCATGAACAAGTGCATAGCAAAGCCGAGAGCAGCCAGGAAGGAGAATGGGCCAGTGGTTG AGAAGGTGCATGTTCCTGTGTCGAGAAGAGCTCGCTTTGTGGGCCCAGGAGGCTGCAACCTTC GAGTGACAATAAGTCAAATGGATGAGGAGACTTTCTCCGTGTTTGCTCCCACGCCAGGAGCCCTCAGCGAGGCGCAGGACTTCATCAGAGAGATCTGCAAAGATGAT CAAGAGCAGCAGCTGGAGTTCGGTGCTGTTTACACTGCCACCATTACTGAAATAAG GGACATTGGAGTCATGGTGAAATTCTACCCCAACATGAGCGCTGTGCTCCTCCACAACTCCCAGCTGGACCACAAACGA atTCAACATCCAAGTGCTCTGGGTTTAGACGTGGGGCAACAGATTCAG GTCAAGTATTTTGGACGGGACCCCACTGACGGCAGGATGAGACTGTCTCGTAAAGTCCTCCAGTCTCCTGTGGCCACGATGCTTAAAACACTGAGCGACAAGCAGAGCATCTCCATGAGGTCCAACTCAGACAACACAAAAGCAGACTCATTAGCTGATCTCAAGTGA
- the LOC133559456 gene encoding polyribonucleotide nucleotidyltransferase 1, mitochondrial isoform X1, with protein sequence MGFLLQLGRVFPLRHVRWCHQSVYRSHEHVRRVAVDLGEKKLEISSGRLAKFADGAAVVQLGDTSVMVTAVSKSKPSPSQFMPLVVDYRQKAAAAGRIPTNYLRRELGTTDNEILTSRLIDRSIRPLFPAGYFYDTQILCNLLAVDGVNDPDVLAINAASAALALSDIPWNGPIGAVRMGMVDGGLLVNPTRTEMSSSTLNMIIVGAPSSQVVMIEASAENMLQQDFAQAVKIGVKHSQQIILAIQQLVRELKVSKRTPVKVFSAPADMVAHVRQLTSAKIYAVFTDSSHDKISRDEAINKIRLEAELELKETFPQAEPFEVIESFNTVSKEIFRNLVLNEYRRCDGRELTALRDISCDVDLFKPLHGSALFQRGQTQVLCSVTFDSLESSVKADIITTALSGIKDKNFMLHYEFPPYATNEIGKIGGLNRRELGHGALAEKALRPVIPKDFPFTIRVTAEVLESNGSSSMASACGGSLALMDAGVPISSPVAGVAVGLISKSNPGKPTEIQDYRLLTDILGIEDYLGDMDFKLAGTKQGITALQADVKIPGLPLRVVMEAIQQATVAKREMLRIMNKCIAKPRAARKENGPVVEKVHVPVSRRARFVGPGGCNLRKLQAQTGVTISQMDEETFSVFAPTPGALSEAQDFIREICKDDQEQQLEFGAVYTATITEIRDIGVMVKFYPNMSAVLLHNSQLDHKRIQHPSALGLDVGQQIQVKYFGRDPTDGRMRLSRKVLQSPVATMLKTLSDKQSISMRSNSDNTKADSLADLK encoded by the exons AAAGCTTGAGATCTCCTCTGGGAGGCTGGCCAAATTTGCTGATGGAGCTGCCGTCGTTCAG CTGGGCGACACCTCCGTGATGGTGACGGCTGTCAGCAAGAGCAAACCATCTCCGTCTCAGTTTATGCCTCTGGTG GTGGACTACAGGCAGAAGGCAGCGGCGGCCGGCAGGATCCCGACTAACTATTTACGGCGAGAGCTGGGCACCACTGATAATGAGATTCTCACCAGCAGACTCATAG ACAGATCCATCCGGCCTCTTTTCCCCGCTGGTTACTTTTATGACACTCAG ATCCTGTGTAACCTGCTGGCTGTGGATGGTGTCAACGATCCCGATGTACTCGCCATCAATGCAG CCTCGGCTGCTCTCGCTCTTTCTGACATCCCTTGGAATGGACCCATTG GTGCGGTGCGTATGGGTATGGTGGATGGAGGGTTACTGGTCAACCCCACCAGGACAGAGATGTCCTCCAGCACTCTAAACATGATTATAGTCGGTGCCCCCAGCAGTCAAGTCG TGATGATTGAAGCGTCGGCCGAGAACATGCTGCAGCAGGACTTTGCCCAGGCTGTGAAGATTGGAGTCAAACACTCGCAGCAGATCATCCTCGCCATCCAGCAGCTAGTGCGCGAGCTCAAAGTGAGCAAGCGCACGCCCGTCAAAGTGTTCTCGGCTCCGGCAGACATGGTGGCGCACGTTCGACA ATTAACCTCAGCGAAGATATATGCTGTTTTCACAGATTCCTCACATGATAAA ATATCAAGAGATGAAGCCATCAACAAGATTCGACTAGAAGCTGAGTTGGAACTAAAAG AAACGTTTCCTCAAGCCGAACCTTTTGAGGTTATCGAGTCTTTTAACACTGTTAGCAAAGAAATCTTCAGGAATTTGGTGCTGAATGAATACAGGAg gtgtgatGGGAGGGAGCTCACTGCTTTAAGGGACATCTCCTGTGACGTAGACCTCTTTAAACCGCTTCACGGTTCTGCTTTGTTCCAGAGGGGACAAACGCAG gttcTGTGCAGCGTCACGTTTGATTCGTTGGAGTCCAGCGTTAAGGCAGACATCATTACCACGGCGTTAAG TGGCATCAAGGACAAAAACTTCATGCTTCATTATGAA TTCCCACCTTACGCGACTAACGAGATCGGAAAGATTGGCGGTCTGAACAGGAGAGAGCTAGGACACG GCGCCCTGGCCGAGAAAGCACTGAGACCTGTCATCCCCAAAGACTTCCCTTTCACCATCAGGGTCACTGCTGAGGTGCTGGAGTCTAATG GGTCTTCGTCCATGGCTTCAGCATGTGGAGGCAGCCTCGCTCTAATGGACGCAG GCGTGCCCATCTCTTCTCCTGTGGCCGGTGTTGCCGTGGGTCTCATCTCCAAGTCCAACCCGGGGAAACCCACAGAGATCCAAGACTACAGACTGCTTACTGACATTCTG GGAATAGAGGACTACCTTGGAGATATGGACTTCAAGCTGGCAGGAACCAAACAGGGCATCACTGCTTTacag GCCGATGTGAAGATTCCAGGTTTGCCTCTACGGGTGGTCATGGAGGCCATCCAACAGGCCACAG TGGCAAAGCGGGAAATGCTGCGCATCATGAACAAGTGCATAGCAAAGCCGAGAGCAGCCAGGAAGGAGAATGGGCCAGTGGTTG AGAAGGTGCATGTTCCTGTGTCGAGAAGAGCTCGCTTTGTGGGCCCAGGAGGCTGCAACCTTCGTAAGTTACAAGCTCAAACAG GAGTGACAATAAGTCAAATGGATGAGGAGACTTTCTCCGTGTTTGCTCCCACGCCAGGAGCCCTCAGCGAGGCGCAGGACTTCATCAGAGAGATCTGCAAAGATGAT CAAGAGCAGCAGCTGGAGTTCGGTGCTGTTTACACTGCCACCATTACTGAAATAAG GGACATTGGAGTCATGGTGAAATTCTACCCCAACATGAGCGCTGTGCTCCTCCACAACTCCCAGCTGGACCACAAACGA atTCAACATCCAAGTGCTCTGGGTTTAGACGTGGGGCAACAGATTCAG GTCAAGTATTTTGGACGGGACCCCACTGACGGCAGGATGAGACTGTCTCGTAAAGTCCTCCAGTCTCCTGTGGCCACGATGCTTAAAACACTGAGCGACAAGCAGAGCATCTCCATGAGGTCCAACTCAGACAACACAAAAGCAGACTCATTAGCTGATCTCAAGTGA
- the LOC133559456 gene encoding polyribonucleotide nucleotidyltransferase 1, mitochondrial isoform X3 — translation MVTAVSKSKPSPSQFMPLVVDYRQKAAAAGRIPTNYLRRELGTTDNEILTSRLIDRSIRPLFPAGYFYDTQILCNLLAVDGVNDPDVLAINAASAALALSDIPWNGPIGAVRMGMVDGGLLVNPTRTEMSSSTLNMIIVGAPSSQVVMIEASAENMLQQDFAQAVKIGVKHSQQIILAIQQLVRELKVSKRTPVKVFSAPADMVAHVRQLTSAKIYAVFTDSSHDKISRDEAINKIRLEAELELKETFPQAEPFEVIESFNTVSKEIFRNLVLNEYRRCDGRELTALRDISCDVDLFKPLHGSALFQRGQTQVLCSVTFDSLESSVKADIITTALSGIKDKNFMLHYEFPPYATNEIGKIGGLNRRELGHGALAEKALRPVIPKDFPFTIRVTAEVLESNGSSSMASACGGSLALMDAGVPISSPVAGVAVGLISKSNPGKPTEIQDYRLLTDILGIEDYLGDMDFKLAGTKQGITALQADVKIPGLPLRVVMEAIQQATVAKREMLRIMNKCIAKPRAARKENGPVVEKVHVPVSRRARFVGPGGCNLRKLQAQTGVTISQMDEETFSVFAPTPGALSEAQDFIREICKDDQEQQLEFGAVYTATITEIRDIGVMVKFYPNMSAVLLHNSQLDHKRIQHPSALGLDVGQQIQVKYFGRDPTDGRMRLSRKVLQSPVATMLKTLSDKQSISMRSNSDNTKADSLADLK, via the exons ATGGTGACGGCTGTCAGCAAGAGCAAACCATCTCCGTCTCAGTTTATGCCTCTGGTG GTGGACTACAGGCAGAAGGCAGCGGCGGCCGGCAGGATCCCGACTAACTATTTACGGCGAGAGCTGGGCACCACTGATAATGAGATTCTCACCAGCAGACTCATAG ACAGATCCATCCGGCCTCTTTTCCCCGCTGGTTACTTTTATGACACTCAG ATCCTGTGTAACCTGCTGGCTGTGGATGGTGTCAACGATCCCGATGTACTCGCCATCAATGCAG CCTCGGCTGCTCTCGCTCTTTCTGACATCCCTTGGAATGGACCCATTG GTGCGGTGCGTATGGGTATGGTGGATGGAGGGTTACTGGTCAACCCCACCAGGACAGAGATGTCCTCCAGCACTCTAAACATGATTATAGTCGGTGCCCCCAGCAGTCAAGTCG TGATGATTGAAGCGTCGGCCGAGAACATGCTGCAGCAGGACTTTGCCCAGGCTGTGAAGATTGGAGTCAAACACTCGCAGCAGATCATCCTCGCCATCCAGCAGCTAGTGCGCGAGCTCAAAGTGAGCAAGCGCACGCCCGTCAAAGTGTTCTCGGCTCCGGCAGACATGGTGGCGCACGTTCGACA ATTAACCTCAGCGAAGATATATGCTGTTTTCACAGATTCCTCACATGATAAA ATATCAAGAGATGAAGCCATCAACAAGATTCGACTAGAAGCTGAGTTGGAACTAAAAG AAACGTTTCCTCAAGCCGAACCTTTTGAGGTTATCGAGTCTTTTAACACTGTTAGCAAAGAAATCTTCAGGAATTTGGTGCTGAATGAATACAGGAg gtgtgatGGGAGGGAGCTCACTGCTTTAAGGGACATCTCCTGTGACGTAGACCTCTTTAAACCGCTTCACGGTTCTGCTTTGTTCCAGAGGGGACAAACGCAG gttcTGTGCAGCGTCACGTTTGATTCGTTGGAGTCCAGCGTTAAGGCAGACATCATTACCACGGCGTTAAG TGGCATCAAGGACAAAAACTTCATGCTTCATTATGAA TTCCCACCTTACGCGACTAACGAGATCGGAAAGATTGGCGGTCTGAACAGGAGAGAGCTAGGACACG GCGCCCTGGCCGAGAAAGCACTGAGACCTGTCATCCCCAAAGACTTCCCTTTCACCATCAGGGTCACTGCTGAGGTGCTGGAGTCTAATG GGTCTTCGTCCATGGCTTCAGCATGTGGAGGCAGCCTCGCTCTAATGGACGCAG GCGTGCCCATCTCTTCTCCTGTGGCCGGTGTTGCCGTGGGTCTCATCTCCAAGTCCAACCCGGGGAAACCCACAGAGATCCAAGACTACAGACTGCTTACTGACATTCTG GGAATAGAGGACTACCTTGGAGATATGGACTTCAAGCTGGCAGGAACCAAACAGGGCATCACTGCTTTacag GCCGATGTGAAGATTCCAGGTTTGCCTCTACGGGTGGTCATGGAGGCCATCCAACAGGCCACAG TGGCAAAGCGGGAAATGCTGCGCATCATGAACAAGTGCATAGCAAAGCCGAGAGCAGCCAGGAAGGAGAATGGGCCAGTGGTTG AGAAGGTGCATGTTCCTGTGTCGAGAAGAGCTCGCTTTGTGGGCCCAGGAGGCTGCAACCTTCGTAAGTTACAAGCTCAAACAG GAGTGACAATAAGTCAAATGGATGAGGAGACTTTCTCCGTGTTTGCTCCCACGCCAGGAGCCCTCAGCGAGGCGCAGGACTTCATCAGAGAGATCTGCAAAGATGAT CAAGAGCAGCAGCTGGAGTTCGGTGCTGTTTACACTGCCACCATTACTGAAATAAG GGACATTGGAGTCATGGTGAAATTCTACCCCAACATGAGCGCTGTGCTCCTCCACAACTCCCAGCTGGACCACAAACGA atTCAACATCCAAGTGCTCTGGGTTTAGACGTGGGGCAACAGATTCAG GTCAAGTATTTTGGACGGGACCCCACTGACGGCAGGATGAGACTGTCTCGTAAAGTCCTCCAGTCTCCTGTGGCCACGATGCTTAAAACACTGAGCGACAAGCAGAGCATCTCCATGAGGTCCAACTCAGACAACACAAAAGCAGACTCATTAGCTGATCTCAAGTGA